Genomic window (Bradyrhizobium sp. 186):
AAGCCTTGCTGTGCCGCCAGTGCAGAGCAAGCAGCACCAATGGCTGAGCCGCTGTCGTTCGGAAAGGGCGGCACCCACACGACATCGAACAGGCCGGTCGCACGAAATGCACTATTCCACTTAATATTCAGGCCACAGCCACCGGCTATGCAGAGGTTACGCGCCCCCGCAAGATCCGAATGCCGCTCCACCACATCAGCAATGGTGCGAACCAGCAGACGGTCTAGAAAGACGTGAAATGACGCAAGGACGTCTTCGGCTTGCTTTTCCTTCAATCGCATTGCGCACGCATCGAAGAAGTCGTGCAGAGCTTCAAGTGGCGATTGTGAGCTGTTGATCTCTTCAAGCTCAGGACAAGCGCCCTCAGCATCCGTGGCAAAGTGCGCCTCATAAAGTTCATGAAACGTCTTAATACAGTCCTCGTCGGGCGATCCCAGCGCGATATAGGCCATCAGCTTGCCGGCAATACCGAGATCCCAGCTGGTCCGGTCTGCGCGCCTGTAAGGTCCAAAGTGATGTCCTGCCGTCGCATAGGCGTGACCTATCATCGGAAACAGGCACTCGATGAACCGGATGCCGTGGGGCTCGACATAGTAGAGGCGTGGAAACATGCAGCCGTCCCACACCAAGCAGAAAGCAGATTGTGCGGATTTGGCAAACGAGCTGGCGCAGTATGCGGATGCTACGTGCCCGGTGACATGGGGATAGCTTTGATAGGGATATAGCTTCCCATCAAGCATGAGGCCGATCCGATCGCGGGACGTCAGGGGGCTATCGCCTTGCCGTTCGACATACGGCGCGCCCTTGAGCTTGATGGTCGTCGTCCCACTAAGGACTTCAAACTGCGACTCGAACTCTCCATCCCAGCCATCAATGACGAACTGATCAACATCGCTCGGATCCAGCCCGTGCTCCGCCAAGGCGCTAACAACGGCATCCAGGTTGTCGATGGTTTGATAACGCGGATTGTTGTTCAGCTTCTCCTGTTCGACACAAAACACCACCCGGCCGTCCTCGATCAGAGCGACTGCCCCGTCATGCGTCAATTTGATACCGCAGATACGCATATTGGCTCCTTTCAAGCTCGGCCGTTAGGACGGATCGAAGATCGCTCCGGATTGCGAAAGCGGACCAACAAGCAGTCTTCGTCAGCCGACTGCCCCTGGCACTGCACGCGTTCGACCTCAATAAGCGCTTCAGTCAAAATCGTGATGACTGTCTCGGCGCCAGCGACATGCCCCCATCGCCTGCAGGTGGCATCACGTGCAGATCCGAAGACCAGATGCCCACGTGGAGCAAGCATCTTCACCATTTTGTCGATTGCGGTACGCATCCGTGTCATGTCTTCGAGATAGTAGAGAACTTCGGCGACCACGATCAGATCGAACAGCTCTTCGGTCGAGAACTGCAGAATATCGGTCGCCGCCCAGCTGATATGCGACCACCTCTTGGTCCGCTGGACCGCTCGACCGATCGCTCGCGGCATAACATCGATGACCGTGAGCCGTTTGCAGTGAGGAGCAAGCTTCTCTGTGAATGCACCGGCCGCGCACCCGATCTCGAGGCCGGTTGAGACGGCGCCGTTCGACAGCGATAGCCGCAGCAATTGGGTGTGACGCTCACGTTCGAACGGATTGTCGTCAAGCCGCCACGGGTCATCGTTAGTCAGCTCCCGTTGCAACGATTGATATGTCTTGTCCACGCTCACCACTAAATCCCCTACAAAGCTGTCAGTCAGTCGCGGCCGCAATGCCATCAGACGCGATCAGCTGCGAGGGAGCGCGCGAAAGACCTGCCCCGAGAATTGAGCCAGGCGTTTCCGATGCCGGGTTAAGGCTTGGTCCAGTTGTCGCGTCTTCGATCGAGGCCTTCGATTCATCGACGTCTGATGATTTCGCTACTTTGCGCGAGAGCCAGTCGCTGTTGCTCAAGGTACAGAGCGCATAGGCTTTCATCGGGAGCAGGAGGAAGATGTTGATCGGGGTGTGCAGCGAGAAGCCGATAAATCGAAGCTCGCCGGCACGAAGGGCCGCCACGCTGCATCGAATCATGGTCATCGCGACGATGGTCAGACCGGTCCACCAGGGCACGGTGCCGGTGAGCGCGAGCTGAGCGAGCGCGGCAATCGATGAGATGGCGAGCAGCAGCGGCCCGAGGTTCTGTCCGAGCACGTCGAGCGTAAGGTACCGGTCCAGGCCGGGCAACAGGTGCAAACCCAGCAGCGTGTCGCGGTAAGTGCTGCGCGCCCAGCGGAGCTGTTGCCGCAGATACGGCAAGAGCCTGTCCGGGACCACCGTGGCGGCGATGGCGTCCGGAACGTATTCGGTTCGAAACCCTGCCTTGAGCATGAGGATCGTCAGATGGCGGTCCTCACCGAAGTCGCTCGGCTTTCCCCGGAAGAACTGCGTCTCGTACTGGTCCAGCAGCAACAGCAGCGCGGAGCGGCGGTACATGGCACACGGCCCGCAGCAGCACATGACGGCGCCAAAGCGCGTCTGCGCCGCGCGCTCCTCGTTGCAAGCCAACCAGTACTCCATGTCGATCAATCGGGTCAGCCAGCTGTCGTTCCGGTTGCTGGCCGTCAATTGCCCCATGGCCGCGCCGACGGCTGGATCCTGCATCTTGCGTACGAGCTTGCTGACCACGTCGCTGGCGATTTCCGTGTCGGAATCGACGTTGAGCACGAGATCGCCGAACGACCGGCGTATCGCTGTGATCTGCGCCTTACGCTTTCCAACGTTGCTTGGCAGCAGAATGACGTTGAACCTCGGGTCATGTGCGTAGCTCCCATGGACCGGGGCCACTGCACCGACATTTGCAGAGCCGTCATCGACCACATAGACCTGCAATCGCCCTGGGTAGTCCTGGCTTGCGAGAGACTTCAGGCAGGCCGCCAGCGTGCGCGGGTCCTCGTTGAAGCAGGGCACGATGACATCCACGCTGGGCAGAGCACCGGTGTCGACCGGGTCGTACGGCGGCAGTGAGGCGTCGGTTCGCCGCGCATAAAGCGCCTGCGCGCTCTTATGGACGCTGGAGAGCAACGCGTAGGAGGCAACAGCAACGGTGCTGACGGTGGCAAGCAGGCTCATGGGATTGATCTATTCAGTGAGTTTGAGGAAGCGACCGGATTGCAAATCCACGGTCATGCAGTGCTGGAATGAGCTGGGTGAGCGCCGTCACAGTCTGGTCGCGCCGACCAGAGTGAGGGCAGCGTTCCAACTCGTCGGGAGGGCACCCGTCGTGCAGGAGCACGATTGCCCCCGGCCGGACCGAGGCCAGCACCGCGGCAACAATCGCCTCGCCGCCAGGACGAGACCAGTCTTGCGGGTCGACTGACCAGTGCAGGGCTGCCAGTTCGGCCTTCGCCGACGCGGCGAGGGCCTCCTTGGTCCATATCCCATACGGCGCACGCATGTGCCGCACAGAGGCTCGCGGGCAGGCCATTCCGATGACCTTGTTCGTTGTGAGGATCTCGTATTCCACCTCATCCGGCATGCATTTGGATAAATCCGGGTGCGTCATTGTGTGGTTTGCGATTTCGTGCCCTTCTGCAATGATGCGCTGGATCAGCTCCGGCTGACCCGCTGCATATGCACCGATCACGCAGAAGGTGGCGGGGGCCCGATGCTGCGCCAGCACATCCAGGATAGCCGGCGTGCAATGCGGATTGGGACCATCATCAAATGTCAGATAGACGGAGTGCTCTCCGCCGGCGTCGGCGTAGTCGCTCCGCGCTTCAGTCTCGTCGTCTGCGGACGTCACAGTTCTGGCCCGTTCCGTTCAATCATCTCACCGTCCGGCCATTCGCTCATTGGTCTCGCAATCGGCAGAACGAGGACGACCACGTCCTCCACGCGCGTCGGAGGCACAGTGAGATAGATATCCGGGCGAGCGGACCGGACACGGAGCCCTGGCAGAACAGTCGCCAATCCCTGTCGCCCGAGCAGCCTGGTAATATGTTTCTGCAGGGCGGATCGGACCGTGCCAAAGCCGAACGGCACCCCAAGATCTCGCAACACGGGATACATCACGCGGATGGAGTGGCTGATGCCGAGCCCCTCGAGATCCGGGCGTACCCCGTACAATCCGAGTTCAGCCACAAGCAGATCGACCTCACCCACTTTTATGAAGCGGCGCAGTGCGCCGATGTGAATCGCGACGCCACGATCATCGTAGCCGATTGCCCGAATCTCAGGCCTTGCGCCGGCCCAGCTTCGATGACCTTCAAAGGGCTTTGCATTGAATGCCCCGGTCGGACCATAGGTCTTCCGGAAGAAGTCGGACAATTCAATATGGTCAGCAAGTTGAAGCTCATTCTCCCAGCACAGCCTCCAACGAACTGGAGGGCGCGCCGAAACACCTCGTGTGGATCCGGGCGCGATCATTTTCATAGAGAGTAATTCCTATTCATTATCTGGCTCCTGACGCAGGCCAGCAGTTCGCTACGCTCGAAAGGCTTGCTCAAGAACTGGAGTCCAGCTTGCAGGACTCGACTCATATCGTCTTCGGAGTTGTCTGTGAGCAGAACGGTGGGAATCGCGCCTCCGGATGCAGCCAGATGATGGAAAAGCTCAAAGCCACTCATCACGCTCGATTGCATGTCCGCGATCAAGCACGACGTGATCAAACGGCGGCCCGATTTCAAGAACTCGTCTGCGCTCTCGAAGGGTTCGGGTACGTAACCCGCGGAAAACACCATATCTGTCAGAGCTTCACGCACTGACCGATGTGCATTCACAATGGATACGACGTCGAGCGTGTGCGCAACTCGCATCAGATTCGCCAAGGACGCCTTCGCTTGCATGTTCCGCACGATTTCTCCGCAGCAAGGACGCAATCGGATGCGACCAAAACACATTTGGTACCCGCAACCGAAGGGGTCCAACTGGAGGGAAATCTACGGCCAGGTTGAGCGTTCGCTCAATTCTACGGCGGTACACGGCCGGTATAGAATGGGTTGGCGAAGCCATACGATGGTTTGCTCGTCCTATACGCCCACGCACATTTGCGGATCCCCGCCGTGCTAGCTCGCCGAGATATGACTTGCGCAACACGCGCGAAACTGCGACCGCACGGTCCAGATGTCTTGATCGATCCTTGGCGCTGGGCTGAGACGCGCTACGATTTGTAACCATTCTGATAGATCTGACATCTCGCTAAACTATCCTTTGCTATCCTCATTCGGTACAAATGGTAAAATCGATTGTATCGATAGAACACATTCATACCGTGGATCACTCAAGATTATGCGTTTCAAGGGCCTCGATCTGAATCTCCTCGTCGCGTTCGACGCCCTGGTGACGCAAGGCAATCTCACTGCGGCGGCAAGAAGCATCAACCTCAGTCAACCTGCCATGAGTGCTGCCGTCGCGCGGCTTCGCACTTACTTTCGCGATGAGCTATTCACGATGAGGGGCCGGAAGCTTGTCCCAACGCCGCGGGCTCAAGCGCTCGCAGTCCCGATTCGCGAGGCTCTCGCTCACATTCAGCTTTCCATCATTTCTCCGGACGGCTTCACTCCGTCTCAATCGAATCGGCGATTCAGGATCATCCTGTCCGACTTCATGACTGTCGTGTTTCTTCGACGAATCGTGGACCGCGTCGCGCGGGAAGCTCCGACAATCAATTTCGAGTTGTTGCCGCCCGTAGAGGAACCCGATGAACTTCTCCGGCGCGGTGAAGTCGATTTTCTCATGTATCCGGAGATGTTCATGTCGAGTGCGCATCCCAAGGCGGCGCTGTTCGAGGACACTTTCGTTTGCGTGGGCTGCCCCATGAACAAGCAGCTGGCGCCGCGACTTACGTTCGAGATGTACACGTCGATCGGGCACGTGGAAGCCCAGTTCGGGCGCTCCCTGAGGCCCTCCTTCCACGAATGGCTCTTGCTCGAGCATGGTTTCAAGATACGCACCGAGGTCGCTGTGCAGGGTTTTGGTATGATTCCGCCTATGTTATTGGGCACCAACCGTATAGCGAGCATGCCCTCAAGACTGGTCAGCCATTTCGCAAACACGACGCCCCTGCGGGTCATCGAACCTCCGCTGCGACTTCTCACATTCACCGAGGCCGTCCAATGGCCGGCCATTCATAATACTGATCCTGCAAGCATTTGGATGCGCAACATGTTCTTGCAACAGGCATCCATGATGGTCTCTCCGTCCGATACCAACCAATGTCACGGCCCGTTCTAGGATTGTTCGGCCGTTTGCGACCTACTCTTCGTTGACCAGATCTACGCCAGGCTCGAAGCTCCGGTCCTCGCTGGTGTTCGGCCTGTCGACATTGGCGCGCTTGAGCGTAGTTTGATCGCGTCGGCGGCGCTATTGATCTCGCGCTGGCGTGACGATCTTGCGCGTCATACAGCTCGTTCGGCGGCGCTCCGCAATGACTTTCCGCTGATCCGACGGGCTGCATCGCACTGTTCTACATGAGCTGAGCTCAGAGCACGCGAAATGATCCGGCCAGTCAGGTGAACGATATCCGGCCTCGGCACTAAAATCCCTTGAATCGTACACCGCGTCAGGTTGTAGACCAAGACCTGCGATCGAGGCTGCAAACGTGGACACTGGTAGCGCACCCGCACCGCTCTTCGCCTGCCGGTGGGCATTCTCCTTGCCGTCTACTGTCCCGGCGATTGCAGTAATGCCGAAGCCAGTAGCTAGACGTCTCTTGGCGGGCCGACCCACAGGTCGATGCCGGCTCGTTCGCGTCGAACCAACTTGTTCTGCCGAACGCCAACGCTGTCCACGTCGCGCCCGGAAAGCGCAACGCGAGCTGACGTAACTCGGGAGAGCGGAACCTGCAAGTGAAAGGTCTGCGCAAGGCTGGCATGGAGGTTGGGACACGTCATCTCAACGGCGCTTGTCTTACTCTTATTGTACTCGATCCCGCATGACGGAGCGCAACCGCAAACTCGCTGACCGCAGGATCAACCTGGATCCACCCGCCATGAGCTTGCGGCATTGTCCCGCTGCGCGCGCGCTTAGGTGATGAGTGTTTATGATGAGAGGACGGCAACTGTGCCAATGTCCGGCGCACGGAAGGGCTCGCCGCTCCCATTCGCCAAGCCCTGCTCCACCTCCAGCTTTTGATCATTTCGGGCGACATGGTCAATCCAGCCACATCGGATCGTGGGACATCCTTTCGGATCTCGCGACAGTCGTGTTATTTTCAAAAGTGTCGTGGCGGGGGCGCACGGGATGCCGCCGTCGTCAGTCCCGAGTTACGACCCCTTACCGCTGACCCCGAAGAGCTACTTCGGTGCGGTAACATGATTTGCCTATCTTACCCAAAGCATCTATGTCCAGCGCTCGCACACCAAAGCGACACTGTTCGAGGATGAAAGTGAGTGAGCTTCTGGACGAGCAAGCCATTACCCGCGACAGCTGGACTGCGCTGCGCAACACTGATCCGGCTCACGTCTGGATATGCGAGTTATTGCTGGGAGCTATGGCACGTCGTTGTTTTCCCGGGCGTGGCCGCGCGGCGCCGGGGGCCCGTTGACCCGTTTTGAGCGCCTCCACGTCCAACGGATACTGGAGCGATCCTTCGAGGCTCGGTCCTCAATCGCGAGTAACGTTTCGCCAGCCGCGCGAGGTGCGCTTGCGTTGAGATACATGCCGGGAATGGTTTTGCGGCCCGCCTTCTCTCATTCTACCGACGCTTTGCGTCGCAGACTTGCGCCGTTGAAGAGCAGCCATCATCTTGTGGCATTCCAAAACCCGATGTTGCCATGCGCGAACAACGCCTTCGCGCCCACAAAGCCATCTCAACAGGACTAGCAGCGTGTCGAAAACGCTGTTAGGCGCCGAGCGGGCGGCCACGCCACGATGTGGTGGTAGGACTAATCTGCGATGATTGACCAATCAACGCCCGGCTCGACGATAGACATCACAGCAAGGATTGCGACCGAAAGAGGCTCATCTGATCAGATCAGTACTGTGTCTGGGCCGCCGTTCGTGAAGCTGTGTCTCAAGATCAAGCGGGGCTGCATGTACCTGCTTTCGCTTCGCGTGGCGATCAGACAGCAGATGGCCACTGCGGCGGCAGCATCCAGCAGAAATTGCACAGTTTCGGTTAGGGCAGTGTTGGACAAAAGGGGAAGCAAACGCCGTGTTGCACAACGGCACCACACGAACGCACCTGTCACATTCTTTCGCGCACGTCGCCGCTCCGTCTCCTTTTTGCCCCACCACAGCCAAACGGCTTCGTCACGTGCGGCGCGGGTGCGACAATCAAAGGAGCTTACTCTTGGAGAAGCCGAGCGGAGTCTACGATCCGGAGGATCTCGCGAGCTTGGGAAACCTTTTTGATCGAGCAATCGCGTCTTTACCGACATGCATGCGAACCAACGAGAATCGCGTGGCGATCGCCAGACTTGTGATGCAACGCGCAGCGAGGGACGAATTGGCGTCGCTGGCGAACTTGATGCTTGCACTTGTCTCGGCCGCTTGATCAACAGCAGGCGCTCAGTCCTCCTGGGGGTTCGCAGCAAGAGACCATCATCTAGATCATTGAAATAACTTGATTCTCACGTGACGTCAGGTTGTAGGCTTGCAAATTGAGGACCATGACAAACGCCACACCACGACGGCGCCGATGGCGCATTGGAGAACTTGCAGAGGCGACCGGCGTAACGGTACGCACTCTGCATCACTACGAACATACCGGGTTGTTGACGGTCGCGGAACGTACCGATGGCGGTCACCGCATGTACGATCGTGAAAGCCTACAACGCGTCTCTCAGATTCGGGCGCTACGTGAGCTCGGCTTCTCGCTTCCTGAGATCCGCAAAGCCATCGAGGGACGGACGTCTCTCACGGACCTATTGCGCAACCATCTGGAGCGAATTGAAGTTCAAGTCGCGCGGGCGACATTATTACGGGATCGATTGCGCAATATGACGACGCAAGGTGAGACAGAAGTTAGTGTCGACGAGCTGCCGGCCACGTTAGATGCAATGTCGCGGATTGAGGAGCGTACCCCCTCGGCCATCTGCACGTGCGCCTCTAACGCTAGCCGCGAAGATCGGTGGCGGAAGATTCGAGACGAGCTACGAAGCTGCATGGATCGGGGCGAGCCTCCAAGCAGTGAGCGGGCAAATGCGG
Coding sequences:
- the nodU gene encoding nodulation protein NodU, yielding MRICGIKLTHDGAVALIEDGRVVFCVEQEKLNNNPRYQTIDNLDAVVSALAEHGLDPSDVDQFVIDGWDGEFESQFEVLSGTTTIKLKGAPYVERQGDSPLTSRDRIGLMLDGKLYPYQSYPHVTGHVASAYCASSFAKSAQSAFCLVWDGCMFPRLYYVEPHGIRFIECLFPMIGHAYATAGHHFGPYRRADRTSWDLGIAGKLMAYIALGSPDEDCIKTFHELYEAHFATDAEGACPELEEINSSQSPLEALHDFFDACAMRLKEKQAEDVLASFHVFLDRLLVRTIADVVERHSDLAGARNLCIAGGCGLNIKWNSAFRATGLFDVVWVPPFPNDSGSAIGAACSALAAQQGFRALEWSVYSGPAVRPGEVPPEWEGAPCTMGELAAILACDKPVVFLAGRAELGPRALGGRSILAAASWEGMKDHLNDIKLREHFRPVAPICLEDRAAEIFNPGIPDPYMLFDHQTRPEWRDKIPAVVHLDGSARLQTVSRTSQHKVAELLVEYEKLTAIPLLCNTSANLHGRGFFPDAAAACQWGRVDHVWCDGLLWTKKRASEEAARTTSVAMA
- the nodS gene encoding nodulation methyltransferase NodS; this translates as MSVDKTYQSLQRELTNDDPWRLDDNPFERERHTQLLRLSLSNGAVSTGLEIGCAAGAFTEKLAPHCKRLTVIDVMPRAIGRAVQRTKRWSHISWAATDILQFSTEELFDLIVVAEVLYYLEDMTRMRTAIDKMVKMLAPRGHLVFGSARDATCRRWGHVAGAETVITILTEALIEVERVQCQGQSADEDCLLVRFRNPERSSIRPNGRA
- the nodC gene encoding chitooligosaccharide synthase NodC, translated to MSLLATVSTVAVASYALLSSVHKSAQALYARRTDASLPPYDPVDTGALPSVDVIVPCFNEDPRTLAACLKSLASQDYPGRLQVYVVDDGSANVGAVAPVHGSYAHDPRFNVILLPSNVGKRKAQITAIRRSFGDLVLNVDSDTEIASDVVSKLVRKMQDPAVGAAMGQLTASNRNDSWLTRLIDMEYWLACNEERAAQTRFGAVMCCCGPCAMYRRSALLLLLDQYETQFFRGKPSDFGEDRHLTILMLKAGFRTEYVPDAIAATVVPDRLLPYLRQQLRWARSTYRDTLLGLHLLPGLDRYLTLDVLGQNLGPLLLAISSIAALAQLALTGTVPWWTGLTIVAMTMIRCSVAALRAGELRFIGFSLHTPINIFLLLPMKAYALCTLSNSDWLSRKVAKSSDVDESKASIEDATTGPSLNPASETPGSILGAGLSRAPSQLIASDGIAAATD
- the nodB gene encoding chitooligosaccharide deacetylase NodB — its product is MTSADDETEARSDYADAGGEHSVYLTFDDGPNPHCTPAILDVLAQHRAPATFCVIGAYAAGQPELIQRIIAEGHEIANHTMTHPDLSKCMPDEVEYEILTTNKVIGMACPRASVRHMRAPYGIWTKEALAASAKAELAALHWSVDPQDWSRPGGEAIVAAVLASVRPGAIVLLHDGCPPDELERCPHSGRRDQTVTALTQLIPALHDRGFAIRSLPQTH
- a CDS encoding NodA family N-acyltransferase, producing the protein MKMIAPGSTRGVSARPPVRWRLCWENELQLADHIELSDFFRKTYGPTGAFNAKPFEGHRSWAGARPEIRAIGYDDRGVAIHIGALRRFIKVGEVDLLVAELGLYGVRPDLEGLGISHSIRVMYPVLRDLGVPFGFGTVRSALQKHITRLLGRQGLATVLPGLRVRSARPDIYLTVPPTRVEDVVVLVLPIARPMSEWPDGEMIERNGPEL
- a CDS encoding response regulator gives rise to the protein MANLMRVAHTLDVVSIVNAHRSVREALTDMVFSAGYVPEPFESADEFLKSGRRLITSCLIADMQSSVMSGFELFHHLAASGGAIPTVLLTDNSEDDMSRVLQAGLQFLSKPFERSELLACVRSQIMNRNYSL
- a CDS encoding LysR family transcriptional regulator, with amino-acid sequence MRFKGLDLNLLVAFDALVTQGNLTAAARSINLSQPAMSAAVARLRTYFRDELFTMRGRKLVPTPRAQALAVPIREALAHIQLSIISPDGFTPSQSNRRFRIILSDFMTVVFLRRIVDRVAREAPTINFELLPPVEEPDELLRRGEVDFLMYPEMFMSSAHPKAALFEDTFVCVGCPMNKQLAPRLTFEMYTSIGHVEAQFGRSLRPSFHEWLLLEHGFKIRTEVAVQGFGMIPPMLLGTNRIASMPSRLVSHFANTTPLRVIEPPLRLLTFTEAVQWPAIHNTDPASIWMRNMFLQQASMMVSPSDTNQCHGPF
- a CDS encoding MerR family transcriptional regulator — encoded protein: MTNATPRRRRWRIGELAEATGVTVRTLHHYEHTGLLTVAERTDGGHRMYDRESLQRVSQIRALRELGFSLPEIRKAIEGRTSLTDLLRNHLERIEVQVARATLLRDRLRNMTTQGETEVSVDELPATLDAMSRIEERTPSAICTCASNASREDRWRKIRDELRSCMDRGEPPSSERANAVARQARSLLTEIAGVDSTVSMILKVLTRLTEPHNLAGWDASLMRYLDLALAALEDQLGKS